Part of the Novipirellula artificiosorum genome, CAGTCTTCTAGGCATTTAAGGAGTTCTCGATGAGCCTTTCTCCTCCAAATCGTCCTCGGGAAAATCGTCCTCGGGCCGAGATCGCGTCCGGGACAACCTCACCCTCTCGCGGTGCCGCCACTCGGATGACCGCGAATGTCTCCATCGCGGGTTACCTGATCCAACGACTGCGTGACTATGGCGTGGACGACCTGTTCGGAATCCCGGGAGACTATGTCTTGTCGTTCTATAGCGAATTGGAGAGGAGCCCCATCAACGTGATCGGGTGCACGCGAGAGGACTGCGCGGGCTTCGCTGCCGATGCTTATGCGCGGATTCGCGGGATGGGGGCGGTGTGTGTCACGTACTGTGTCGGCGGTTTGAGCGTATGCAACTCGATTGCGGGGGCCTATGCCGAAAAGTCGCCAGTCGTTGTGATTTCGGGTGCGCCTGGGTTAAACGAAAGGGCAACCGGTGCTTTGTTGCATCACATGGTCCGTGACTTCCGCACTCAACTGGACGTGTTCGAGAAGTTTACGATTGCGACGGCGGAATTGACAGACCCGCTGACGGCGTTTTCCGAAATCGATCGTGTGCTCGATGCCTGTGACCAATACAAACGTCCCGTTTACATCGAATTGCCACGAGACATGGTCGCGGTGGTCCCGCCGGTGGCACACGGGTACCGCGGTTTCGTTCGCGAGATCGACGCGAATGCGACGGCGGAAGCGGTTCGGGAAACGTACCAACGATTGTCCGAGGCGAAAAATCCTGTCATCCTTGCAGGGGTCGAGATGCATCGTTTTCGACTGCAAGATGAATTGTTGCAGCTTGCTGAATCGGCGAACATCCCAATCGCGACCACGATGCTTGGCAAGAGCGTCGTTAGCGAACGACATCCCTTGTTCATCGGGCTTTATGAAGGTGCCATCGGCGATTCCCAGGTCACGCGAATTGTCGAACAGAGTGACCTGGTGTTGCTAATGGGCGCCTTTCTTAGCGACATCAATTTAGGGATCTATACGGCAAAGCTTGACCCGAATCGCTGTGTTTATGCGACGAGCGAATCGCTGCGCATTTCGTATCACCACTACCACAATGTTGATTTGAAATCGTTCTTGGTTGGATTGAACGAGTCCGCGACAGCCCTACCCAAACGACCGTTTACGCCCATCGAAGGTTTGCACGCCGCTGCGTTGGCGCCCGACTTGGGGGCAAACGAGTTTTTGCGCACCAGTTGGATGATCTCGGAGCTGAACAAGCGACTCGACGCGGACACCATTGTGATTGCGGATGTGGGAGATGCGCTATTTGCGGCTACCGAGTTGACGATCCATGAACGGACGGAATTTCTAAGTCCGGCATACTACACGTCGATGGGGTTCAGTATTCCTGCAGCGCTCGGAGCCGCGACAGCACGCAAGGACCACCGGATCGTCGTGTTGGTCGGTGACGGGGCGTTTCAGATGACAGGCCAGGAACTCAGCACGCTGATTCGCCAAGGGCATAGCCCCGTCGTCATTCTGTTAGACAATCATGGCTATGGGACCGAACGCTATTTGCATCAAGGGGATTGGCGGTACAACGAAATTGCGAGCTGGGACTATGGCGAGTTAATGCAAGTCTACGGCCACGGCGTCGCCCATCGCGTCCGCACCAAAGCGGAGTACATCGCAGCGCTCGATGCAGCATGGGACCAACCCAACGAGCCTCATCTGATCCACGCAACCTTGGAGGAATCCGACGCCAGTGAGACGCTCAAGAAACTGGCTCAGCGGATGTGTGAGCGCGTTTAGGAAGACAACGGCGATTCCGAGCAGATCTCGGAATCGCGTGGATTCGCGTTCGCAGCGTCTTGGACGCGTGCGGACCTCGCACTACTGAGGAATGACTTGGTTTCGGAGACGAATTCGCTCGGTTTCGACCCATTTCGCCATTTCGACCTTTCGAGGACGCATTTCCAATTCGACAAAGTCGGTCAGTTTTGTGAAGTCGTCGGCATTCTCGATCGTAGGAAGTGGGGCGGCGATCGAATCGGGGAGCGAGAGACCGCCAGCTTTTGCTGCACTGATTATATAGTTTTGAGCCGCTTCCAGGTGCTTCAGCGACTGCAGCGAGTCGTATCGGTATTGCTCCACCCGCGCTTCAATCTGTGCCTGTCGAATTTCTTTCTCCGCTTCTTTCACGACCGGCGAGAGGTTTTTTCCGACCCCAAGGGTGGGCCGATCATATTCGTCCGAGTCTTCCGCAGCGCTGGCCCGCATGAGATGCGATTTGGCGATGCAGATTTCTCCGAGCGTGACCAGCGTGTTCAAGTCGGCGTCGGAAAGAGGAGCGGATCCGCGTCGGATCGCGTCGACCTGATCGTTCATCAAGGTTTCGCAGGCAATGATTCCTTCTTCTCCGTTGGTCATCGCTGCCGAGGCTGCTAAGCCGAGCCACGCGGCGCTCTTTTCGAGCGACAGGGCGAGATCGTCGTCCTTGCCCTTTCCGATCAATTCCCGTGCCTCTTCCATGCGATCGAGCGATTCATAGCATAGCGGCCAATAGGTCGACTTGGCCACGACAAACCAACCTCGTTCGAACGTTGGTCGCTCGTCAAGCAAGACTTTTCTCCCTTTCATGTCCACAAGGGGCGTCGGAGGAGCCGCCGA contains:
- a CDS encoding alpha-keto acid decarboxylase family protein, with amino-acid sequence MSLSPPNRPRENRPRAEIASGTTSPSRGAATRMTANVSIAGYLIQRLRDYGVDDLFGIPGDYVLSFYSELERSPINVIGCTREDCAGFAADAYARIRGMGAVCVTYCVGGLSVCNSIAGAYAEKSPVVVISGAPGLNERATGALLHHMVRDFRTQLDVFEKFTIATAELTDPLTAFSEIDRVLDACDQYKRPVYIELPRDMVAVVPPVAHGYRGFVREIDANATAEAVRETYQRLSEAKNPVILAGVEMHRFRLQDELLQLAESANIPIATTMLGKSVVSERHPLFIGLYEGAIGDSQVTRIVEQSDLVLLMGAFLSDINLGIYTAKLDPNRCVYATSESLRISYHHYHNVDLKSFLVGLNESATALPKRPFTPIEGLHAAALAPDLGANEFLRTSWMISELNKRLDADTIVIADVGDALFAATELTIHERTEFLSPAYYTSMGFSIPAALGAATARKDHRIVVLVGDGAFQMTGQELSTLIRQGHSPVVILLDNHGYGTERYLHQGDWRYNEIASWDYGELMQVYGHGVAHRVRTKAEYIAALDAAWDQPNEPHLIHATLEESDASETLKKLAQRMCERV